AGTACCTGCTGCGCCGGTCGGTGGCCGACACCGCACGCGAGCGGTTCGCCGGTCTCGACCTCACCCCGCTCGCGCACGCTGTTGCCAACGGCAACCTTGTGACGACGGGGGAGCGGGTGCCCGGCCGGGACGTGCTGGCCGCGTTGCCGGAGCTTCCTGTGCTGCACGACGTCGCCGCCCGCGCCGGTGTCGAACCGGACGACTCGTCCGGCCGGATCGCCGCCGCGATCGAACTCGCCCTCGAGATGCTGTACCTGTCCAAACGCGTAGCGAAGGACGCCGACGACGACACCACGGTCTACGGGGCCTGACATGTCGTCGGCATCGATACCGGAAGGCTGGTCCTACGGGCCGTGGCACGACGGGCCGGATCCTCTGAAGGCGCCGGCGGATCTGCGGGATGCGCTGGACGAGATCGGCCGGGACGTGATGAACGGGTCGTCGCCGCGGTCCGCGCTGGAGGAACTGCTCCGACGCGGGACGCGGAACACCCAGGGCCTGGACGACCTGAGCCGCCGGTTGTGGGAGCGCCGCCGCGAGATCGAGCGGCGGCACAACCTCGACGGCACGCTGCGGGACGTCCAGCGGTTGCTGAACGAGGCGCTGGAAGCGGAGCGGCGCGAGCTGTTCCCGAATCCGTCCGACGACGCGCGGTTCAAGGAGGCGGAGCTCGACGCGCTTCCCTCCGGTACGGCGGCCGCCGTACGGGAGCTGGCGAACTACCAGTGGGAGTCGTCGGAGGCCCGGGAAAAGTACCAGGAGATCCGCGAACTGCTCGGGCGGGAGCTGCTCGGTTCACGGTTCGAGGGCATGAAGGAGGCGCTGCAGCAGACCACGCCTGAGGACGTCGAGGCGATCAACGAGATGCTGGCCGACCTGAACGCCCTGCTGGCGGCCCACGCGCAAGGCCGGCCGGAGGTGCCCGAGCTCTTCGAGGAGTTCATGGCCAACCACGGCGAGTTCTTCCCGGAGAATCCGCGGACCGTCGACGAGCTGATCGACGTACTCGCACAGCGGGCGGCCGCCGCGCAACGGATGATGAACTCGATGACGCCCGAACAGCGCGCCGAGCTGGCGGAGCTTTCGCAGCAGGCGTTCGGCAGTCCGCAACTCGCGCAGCAGTTGGCGCAGCTGGACTCTCAGCTGCAGTCGCTGCGGCCGGGGGAGGACTGGTACTCCTCGGAGCAGATGCGTGGCGACGATCCGCTCGGTCTCGCCGAGGGTGCTCAGGCGATGTCCGATCTCGCGGAACTGGATGCGCTTGCGGAGCAGTTGGCGCAGTCGTATCCGGGGGCGCGGCTCGAGGACATCGATCTCGAGGCGCTCACCCGTCAGCTGGGTGACGAGGCGACAGTCGACGCGCGGCGGCTGAGTGAGCTGGAGCGGCAGCTGCGCGATCAGGGTCTGATCGAGCGGGCGCCCGACGGTTCGCTGCGGTTGTCGCCGAAGGCGTTGCGTCAGCTCGGTCAGACAGCGTTGGCCGACGTACTGCGGACTGCTCGGGGATCTGGTGAACGGGACGCGGCCAACGCGGGCGCGGCCGGTGAGCTGAGTGGATCGACACGTAAGTGGGAGTTCGGGGACACCCAGCCGTGGGACGTGCCGCGGACGGTGCGGAACGCCGTACTGCGGAGTGCGACGCTCGATGGGTCCGTCAAGCTTGATGTGGCGGACGTGGAGATCGCGGAGACCGAGCATCGGGCTCGGGCCGCGGTGGCGTTACTGGTCGACACGTCGTGGTCGATGGTGCAAGAGGGTCGCTGGCTGCCGATGAAGCGGACGGCGCTCGCGTTGCATCAACTCATCTCGACGCGGTACCGGAACGACGCGTTGCAGCTGATCACGTTCGGCCGGTACGCCGGAGTTGTCGAGCTACCCCAACTGATCGGGATGGAAGGCACCTGGGAGCAGGGCACGAACGCGCACCACGCGCTGCTCCTCGCGGGGCGTCATCTGCGACGGCACCCGGACGCGCAGCCGGTCGTGCTGATGGTGACGGACGGGGAACCGACCGCTCACCTGGAGCCTGACGGCACAGCCGAGTTCTCGTACCCACCCGAGGCGGCCACCCTCCGCAAGACGATCTTCGAGGTCGACCGCCTGGCCAAGCTCGGCGCCTCGCTGACCGTCTTCCGGCTGGGTGACGATCCGCGCCTGAACGCGTTCGTCGACCTGCTGGCCCGCCGCAGCGGCGGCCGAGTCCTGGCCCCCGACGCCGACGGCCTAGGCGCAGCCGTCGTTGGCGACTACCTCCGCACCCGCCGCAAGCTGTAGGCCGAACCGGGAATACCCCTTGGAGACCTGGGACATGCAAATGCATGTCCCAGGTCCCCATCGCCTATCCCCAGTTAGAGCGTTGCGCGGAGTTGTTGGGTTGCTGTGGTGAGGTTGCGTAGGGCGGGTTCGACCTCTGCGTAGGTGCGGGTTTTCAGGCCGCAGTCGGGGTTGATCCAGAGCTGGTCGGCGGGCGTGGTGGCGAGGGCTGCTTGGATCAGGGCGGTGAGTTCTTCGACGGTCGGGACTCGGGGTGAGTGGATGTCGTACACCCCAGGGCCGACCCCGCGCCGGAAGCCGACGCCGGCGAGATCCGCCAGCACCTCCATCCGCGAGCGCGCCGCCTCGATCGTGGTGACGTCGGCATCCAGACCGTCGATCCCCGAGATGACCGCACCGAACTCCGAGTAGCACAGATGCGTGTGCACCTGAACCGCAGCGGGCGCCCCACCCGTCGCAAGCCGGA
This Kribbella sp. NBC_00482 DNA region includes the following protein-coding sequences:
- a CDS encoding vWA domain-containing protein, which translates into the protein MSSASIPEGWSYGPWHDGPDPLKAPADLRDALDEIGRDVMNGSSPRSALEELLRRGTRNTQGLDDLSRRLWERRREIERRHNLDGTLRDVQRLLNEALEAERRELFPNPSDDARFKEAELDALPSGTAAAVRELANYQWESSEAREKYQEIRELLGRELLGSRFEGMKEALQQTTPEDVEAINEMLADLNALLAAHAQGRPEVPELFEEFMANHGEFFPENPRTVDELIDVLAQRAAAAQRMMNSMTPEQRAELAELSQQAFGSPQLAQQLAQLDSQLQSLRPGEDWYSSEQMRGDDPLGLAEGAQAMSDLAELDALAEQLAQSYPGARLEDIDLEALTRQLGDEATVDARRLSELERQLRDQGLIERAPDGSLRLSPKALRQLGQTALADVLRTARGSGERDAANAGAAGELSGSTRKWEFGDTQPWDVPRTVRNAVLRSATLDGSVKLDVADVEIAETEHRARAAVALLVDTSWSMVQEGRWLPMKRTALALHQLISTRYRNDALQLITFGRYAGVVELPQLIGMEGTWEQGTNAHHALLLAGRHLRRHPDAQPVVLMVTDGEPTAHLEPDGTAEFSYPPEAATLRKTIFEVDRLAKLGASLTVFRLGDDPRLNAFVDLLARRSGGRVLAPDADGLGAAVVGDYLRTRRKL